Proteins from a genomic interval of Xiphias gladius isolate SHS-SW01 ecotype Sanya breed wild chromosome 23, ASM1685928v1, whole genome shotgun sequence:
- the LOC120784948 gene encoding ankyrin repeat and SOCS box protein 12-like, whose product MVLGQAFNMSLMDISKIFSLLQPKEEDEDNEQCEALNNAVSSDDVTLLAKLLSQESYRGSINARSGWGVPVTPLRTAAALGHLRCLELLLEHGAEIDSLDVKAQTPLFTAVSGKHLDCVVALLKAGADPNGSQYNNCSPVLTAAREGDVDVLRELLRFGAETDVRSKVPDWASNATACRGPLYISAVYGHLDCFKLLLLHGANPNYNCTDERMLARIKQPKTVLEVCLRYGCGVEYIQLLIDFGADVYLPTLIIDKTTKQNEALVLLLKERVCPKALMSQTRLAIRRYISFANKEPSIDSLDIPPILRNYLKHDTSELI is encoded by the exons ATGGTTCTGGGCCAAGCTTTCAACATGAGTTTGATGGACATTTCTAAGATCTTCTCCCTGCTGCAGCctaaggaggaggatgaggacaaTGAGCAGTGTGAGGCCTTGAACAACGCCGTGAGCAGCGATGACGTCACTCTGCTCGCCAAGCTTCTGTCTCAGGAGAGTTACAGGGGGTCTATCAATGCCCGAAGCGGGTGGGGGGTCCCAGTAACCCCCTTGCGCACTGCTGCCGCTCTGGGACACTTGAGGTGCCTGGAGTTACTGTTGGAGCATGGCGCAGAG ATTGACAGCCTGGATGTGAAGGCCCAGACGCCTCTGTTCACAGCTGTCAGCGGGAAACATCTGGACTGTGTGGTTGCTCTGCTGAAGGCCGGAGCCGATCCCAATGGCAGCCAGTACAACAACTGCTCTCCGGTGCTGACTGCCGCCCGGGAGGGTGATGTAGATGTGCTCCGAGAGCTGCTACGGTTTGGAGCCGAGACGGATGTCAGATCCAAAGTACCCGACTGGGCTTCCAATGCCACAGCCTGCAGAGGGCCCCTTTATATCTCAGCTGTTTATGGACACCTGGACTGCTTTAAACTGCTCCTTCTGCATGGGGCCAATCCCAACTACAACTGCACAGATGAGAGGATGCTGGCCAGGATAAAACAGCCAAAGACAGTTCTGGAGGTGTGTCTCCGTTATGGCTGCGGGGTGGAGTACATCCAGCTTCTCATAGACTTTGGTGCAGACGTGTATCTACCCACACTGATCATTGACAAGACTACAAAGCAGAATGAAGCTCTGGTTCTACTGCTCAAGGAGAGAG TTTGTCCCAAAGCACTGATGTCTCAGACTCGGCTGGCAATTCGAAGATACATCTCCTTTGCTAATAAAGAGCCTTCCATTGACAGCTTGGACATTCCTCCTATTCTGAGGAACTACCTGAAGCACGACACCTCTGAACTCATATGA